In Luteolibacter sp. Y139, the following proteins share a genomic window:
- a CDS encoding AAA family ATPase, with product MPATLENETVQFAETFNRIRDEVGKFIVGQKDIVENVLTAICCGGHVLLEGVPGLGKTALVNTLAKALDLKFGRIQFTPDLLPSDVVGTQVLSDRGGSRELVFQPGPVFCNILLADEINRATPKTQSALLETMQEKRVTVAGISHPLDLPFFVLATQNPIENDGTYPLPEAQLDRFFFKLNVSLPDHDEFAEILNRTGGNSTPEIKPVAHGADILRMGQTLREIPVAKDVQDHLIKVVRNTHPENDKSPEKVKKYVRHGASPRAAQAMLSSARVRALLDGRFHVAREDVDAVAPPALCHRMILSFEGEAEGIKPVDLVRAAIRGAY from the coding sequence ATGCCCGCGACACTCGAAAACGAAACGGTCCAGTTCGCCGAAACCTTCAATCGCATCCGCGATGAGGTCGGCAAGTTCATCGTCGGCCAGAAGGACATCGTGGAGAATGTCCTCACGGCCATCTGCTGCGGCGGTCACGTCCTGCTTGAAGGCGTGCCCGGCCTTGGCAAGACCGCGCTGGTCAACACGCTGGCCAAAGCGCTCGACCTGAAGTTCGGCCGCATTCAGTTCACGCCGGACTTGCTGCCCAGCGACGTCGTCGGCACCCAGGTCCTCTCGGATAGAGGAGGAAGTCGCGAGCTTGTCTTCCAGCCCGGGCCGGTCTTCTGCAACATCCTGCTCGCCGACGAAATCAACCGCGCCACGCCGAAGACGCAGAGCGCGTTGCTTGAGACGATGCAGGAAAAGCGCGTCACGGTGGCAGGTATCAGTCACCCGCTGGATCTGCCGTTCTTCGTGCTCGCGACGCAGAACCCGATCGAGAACGACGGCACCTATCCGCTGCCCGAGGCGCAGCTCGACCGCTTCTTCTTCAAGTTGAACGTCAGCTTGCCGGATCACGACGAGTTCGCGGAGATCCTCAATCGAACCGGGGGCAACAGCACGCCGGAGATCAAGCCGGTCGCCCATGGCGCGGACATCCTGCGCATGGGACAGACACTGCGCGAGATTCCCGTGGCGAAGGATGTGCAGGATCATCTCATCAAAGTGGTCCGCAATACCCACCCCGAGAACGACAAGTCGCCGGAGAAGGTGAAGAAGTACGTCCGGCATGGAGCGAGCCCGCGTGCTGCGCAGGCGATGCTTTCCTCCGCGCGGGTGAGGGCCTTGCTGGATGGCCGATTCCATGTGGCGCGCGAGGATGTCGATGCCGTCGCGCCGCCGGCGCTTTGCCACCGCATGATTCTTTCGTTTGAAGGTGAGGCGGAGGGAATCAAGCCGGTCGATCTGGTGCGCGCGGCGATTCGTGGGGCGTATTGA
- a CDS encoding efflux RND transporter permease subunit — MWIVLFALRYKYTIGVLGILILLFGVLSARRMSTDILPRVDSPEITIVWSYNGLSAAEMASKISSFSEIATLNSVDDLLEVRSETSNGVGLVKLKFQAYVDINTALAQATSVSQTIIRRMPAGTTPPLIIRTSPSSVPILQMVISSDTMTGGQLFDYARLTLRAALQSVPGMRISLPYGGAARQVMVDLNPEALNAFDISAAEVNAAVGRQNLTLPSGSIREGGRELPVELNASPENIQGFLDLPIRSVDGRTILLRDLANVRDGEAVSSNVARLNGQNAVMISILKLGNASTVDIIDGIMQRMPEIRASAPPGMSVEPIFDQSVFVRAAVHGVEHEIMLVGGLVAAVVLLFLGSWRSTLIVLTSIPLALLCSIIGLSLVGATFNLMTLGGLALAIGILVDNALVEIENIKRQISLGKTVKQAIVDGAREVAFPEFVSTISICIVFLPIFLLSGTASYVFRPLALAVVFAMIASYLLARTLVPTLASIILPAEAAAEKKREGKPARGLGMIHHGIESGVDRLAEFQGGILRFLMRWKIVILIPVLIAASIGVFSAWKSGREFFPKTDAGLIRLFVRIPSGIRVEDTARAMADIQREIRTVIPANELQFIVENIGAPSSINQAYVETTSVTSADGEILVQLHGEHGPSAGYEEKIREMLAAKFPDVQSFFRPADATSQTLASGAPTTFEVRFMGRDVPGNLVLAKKLRDDFSKVRGAVDVTLREVLDQPGYAIRVDRARAATFGIAQQDVANAMLAALGSGGSVAPNYWSDPSTGAAYDVQVIAPPTNLNSVEQLLNLPIRASAGTSAPVPLRAFATVIEKKAPASVSRTTLQPTFTLVANASGRDLGSLTNELEGMLANLRKQQKPGNKIELTGQAALMKSAYSELIGGLGLAAVLVFLVMVVNFQSWTLPFVAISGLPVAVSGALFGLWVTGTPLSVPALMGIIMVVGVSTANSVLVSSFARDRFDQGESAMDAAIEAATTRLRPVMMTALAMILGVIPMALGHAEGGEQNAPLGRAVIGGLLFGTMASLFIVPVAFAFVRARFYPKKDESEEALDDAVLAAPTS; from the coding sequence ATGTGGATCGTTCTTTTTGCCCTTCGTTACAAGTACACCATCGGCGTTCTCGGTATCCTGATCCTGCTCTTCGGTGTGCTGTCGGCGCGCCGCATGTCCACCGACATCCTGCCGCGGGTGGATAGCCCGGAGATCACCATCGTATGGAGCTACAACGGCCTGAGCGCGGCGGAGATGGCGTCGAAGATCTCGTCCTTCTCCGAAATCGCGACGCTCAACAGCGTGGATGACCTGCTTGAGGTGCGCTCCGAGACCTCGAATGGCGTTGGCCTGGTGAAGCTGAAGTTCCAAGCCTACGTCGATATCAATACGGCGCTGGCCCAGGCGACCTCGGTGTCACAAACGATCATCCGGCGGATGCCGGCGGGGACCACGCCGCCGCTGATTATTCGAACGAGTCCCTCAAGCGTGCCGATCCTGCAGATGGTTATTTCGTCGGACACGATGACTGGCGGCCAGCTCTTCGACTACGCGCGGCTCACCTTGCGAGCGGCATTGCAAAGCGTGCCCGGGATGCGGATCTCGCTGCCCTATGGTGGCGCTGCGCGACAGGTGATGGTCGATCTTAACCCCGAGGCGCTCAATGCCTTCGATATCTCGGCGGCTGAAGTGAATGCCGCCGTGGGACGCCAGAATCTCACGCTGCCATCCGGATCCATCCGTGAAGGAGGGCGCGAGCTGCCGGTCGAGCTGAACGCCAGCCCGGAGAATATCCAAGGCTTCCTGGACCTGCCGATTCGCTCGGTGGATGGCCGCACGATCCTGCTGCGCGACCTCGCCAACGTCCGCGATGGCGAGGCGGTGAGCTCGAATGTTGCCCGCCTCAACGGCCAGAACGCCGTGATGATTTCCATCCTGAAACTCGGCAATGCATCCACTGTGGACATCATCGACGGGATCATGCAGCGCATGCCGGAGATCCGCGCGTCGGCTCCGCCGGGAATGAGCGTCGAGCCGATCTTCGATCAATCCGTCTTCGTCCGCGCGGCGGTGCATGGCGTGGAGCATGAGATCATGCTGGTGGGTGGCCTGGTGGCCGCAGTGGTGCTGCTGTTCCTCGGTTCATGGCGGTCCACGCTGATCGTGCTGACCTCGATCCCGCTCGCATTGCTGTGCTCGATCATCGGCCTCTCGCTGGTTGGAGCGACCTTCAACCTGATGACCCTCGGCGGCCTCGCGCTGGCGATCGGTATTCTCGTGGATAATGCACTGGTCGAGATCGAGAACATCAAGCGACAGATCTCGCTCGGAAAGACGGTGAAGCAGGCGATCGTGGATGGAGCGCGAGAGGTTGCGTTCCCGGAATTCGTTTCCACGATTTCGATCTGTATCGTCTTCCTTCCGATCTTCCTGCTGAGCGGCACGGCGTCGTATGTGTTCCGGCCGCTCGCGCTGGCGGTGGTGTTCGCGATGATTGCGAGCTACCTGCTGGCACGCACGCTGGTGCCGACGCTGGCCTCGATCATCCTGCCTGCGGAAGCGGCGGCGGAGAAGAAGCGCGAGGGCAAGCCTGCGCGGGGCTTGGGAATGATCCATCACGGCATTGAAAGTGGTGTGGATCGCCTGGCCGAATTCCAAGGCGGCATCCTGCGTTTCCTGATGCGCTGGAAGATCGTGATCCTGATCCCGGTGCTGATCGCCGCGTCGATCGGTGTTTTCTCCGCATGGAAGTCAGGCCGTGAGTTCTTCCCGAAGACGGACGCGGGACTGATCCGCTTGTTTGTTAGAATTCCCAGCGGGATCCGGGTCGAGGACACGGCACGGGCGATGGCTGACATCCAGCGTGAGATCCGCACGGTGATCCCGGCGAATGAATTGCAGTTCATCGTGGAAAACATCGGTGCGCCATCGTCGATCAACCAAGCCTACGTCGAGACGACTTCGGTCACCTCTGCCGATGGCGAGATTCTGGTGCAGCTGCATGGGGAGCACGGGCCGAGCGCTGGCTATGAAGAGAAGATCCGCGAGATGCTCGCGGCGAAGTTTCCGGATGTTCAGTCGTTCTTCCGGCCTGCGGATGCGACCAGCCAGACGCTTGCATCGGGAGCGCCCACCACGTTCGAAGTCCGTTTCATGGGCCGCGATGTTCCGGGAAATCTGGTGCTTGCGAAGAAGCTGCGCGATGATTTCTCCAAGGTTCGCGGTGCGGTGGACGTGACCTTGCGCGAGGTGCTGGATCAACCGGGCTACGCGATCCGCGTCGACCGTGCGCGCGCCGCGACCTTTGGCATTGCGCAGCAGGATGTCGCCAATGCGATGCTTGCCGCGCTCGGTAGCGGCGGCTCGGTGGCCCCGAACTACTGGTCGGATCCATCGACGGGTGCGGCTTACGATGTGCAAGTCATCGCTCCACCGACGAACCTGAACAGCGTCGAGCAGCTGCTCAACCTGCCTATCCGTGCGTCTGCCGGAACGAGTGCGCCGGTGCCCTTGCGTGCCTTCGCCACGGTCATTGAAAAGAAGGCTCCCGCGAGTGTCTCGCGCACCACCTTGCAGCCGACCTTTACCCTCGTGGCCAATGCATCCGGCCGTGATCTCGGCAGTTTGACCAATGAGCTCGAGGGCATGCTGGCCAATCTGCGGAAGCAACAGAAGCCAGGGAACAAGATCGAGCTGACCGGCCAAGCGGCGCTGATGAAGTCCGCCTACTCCGAGCTGATCGGTGGCCTCGGCCTTGCCGCGGTGCTGGTGTTCTTGGTGATGGTGGTGAACTTCCAGTCGTGGACGCTGCCGTTCGTGGCGATCAGCGGCTTGCCGGTCGCGGTGTCGGGAGCGCTGTTCGGGCTGTGGGTGACGGGCACCCCGCTGAGCGTGCCGGCGCTGATGGGCATCATCATGGTGGTGGGTGTGTCCACGGCGAACAGCGTGCTGGTGAGCAGCTTCGCCCGTGACCGTTTCGACCAAGGGGAGTCCGCGATGGATGCTGCGATCGAAGCGGCGACGACGCGCTTGCGGCCGGTGATGATGACGGCGCTGGCGATGATCCTCGGCGTGATTCCGATGGCGCTGGGCCACGCGGAAGGTGGCGAGCAGAATGCGCCGCTGGGTCGCGCGGTGATTGGTGGACTTCTTTTCGGGACGATGGCTTCGCTGTTTATCGTGCCGGTTGCATTCGCCTTCGTGCGCGCCAGATTTTATCCGAAGAAGGACGAGAGCGAGGAGGCTCTCGATGATGCCGTGCTTGCTGCCCCGACCTCCTGA
- a CDS encoding BatA domain-containing protein, whose product MNFISPAFLWMLAALAPLIAAYFLKVRPRRFPVNALFLWEKIFQEKKASSLFQRLRDLFSLLMLALALGAIALAAAGPRPASQDKRDLLIVIDTSPSMRAKTTAGGKDGIETAKERAREIIRALNGTRRAALATAAGELDFLSHASDSPKDLTDAIARLQVADVPVGPQTVAAMNSCAKGAGSAGRVLLITDGNRGWEGLDPSVEIMRLAPSAVNAGFIAADLDRKPGTTRGAVFFYRIASSVKQETSAELELRHDEMGLARLVPITLKPGEETSDTLDIDDAAAGKWTAELKFPDALATDNVVALGLAEPKPVTVKVVAPQATFFQRCVEAFSLTGGMLSLAEKDADVTIAQGSATTDPQQIIFAPSGESPFWSGGGGEIEVLAAETKIPGHPVTKHLDLEAMRFEGARDLAPVAGALILATSETGKPLMWKARVEGKDALVVNLDPAKGEFFFSPAFPALVHGAALDLSGRGPVLRSAHPTGSRVNAGGPVTKPDGTPIPAGDFTVAKLGHYLATTTAGARWFGGALFERAETVLDGTGPADSGASVERGYPISFWLLVVAIALLVVEFLLYHRRKAG is encoded by the coding sequence ATGAACTTCATCTCCCCCGCATTCCTGTGGATGCTCGCGGCGCTTGCGCCGTTGATCGCGGCCTATTTCCTGAAGGTGCGTCCGCGGCGCTTTCCGGTGAATGCGCTGTTCCTGTGGGAAAAGATCTTCCAGGAGAAGAAGGCTTCATCGCTCTTCCAGCGGCTGCGTGATTTGTTCTCGCTGCTAATGTTGGCGCTGGCTCTTGGTGCGATTGCTCTCGCTGCCGCGGGACCTCGTCCGGCTTCGCAGGACAAGCGCGATTTGCTTATCGTGATCGATACTTCGCCGTCGATGCGCGCGAAGACGACTGCGGGTGGGAAGGATGGGATCGAGACCGCGAAGGAGCGGGCCCGTGAGATCATCCGTGCTCTGAATGGGACGCGGCGTGCCGCATTGGCGACCGCTGCGGGCGAGCTTGATTTCCTGAGTCACGCCAGCGATTCGCCGAAGGACCTCACGGATGCCATCGCGCGCTTGCAGGTGGCAGACGTTCCGGTGGGTCCGCAGACGGTGGCTGCCATGAACTCCTGCGCGAAGGGTGCCGGCAGCGCGGGTCGCGTGCTGCTCATTACCGATGGCAACCGCGGTTGGGAGGGGCTTGATCCAAGCGTGGAGATCATGCGCTTGGCTCCGTCCGCAGTGAATGCGGGCTTTATCGCCGCCGATCTGGATCGGAAGCCGGGCACCACGCGGGGTGCGGTGTTTTTCTATCGGATCGCTTCCTCGGTGAAGCAGGAGACGAGTGCCGAGCTCGAACTTCGCCACGATGAAATGGGGCTCGCCCGTCTGGTGCCAATCACGCTCAAGCCCGGCGAAGAAACCAGCGACACGCTCGATATCGATGATGCCGCTGCCGGGAAGTGGACTGCCGAGTTGAAATTCCCCGATGCCTTGGCGACGGACAATGTCGTGGCGCTGGGCTTGGCCGAGCCGAAGCCGGTGACCGTGAAAGTCGTGGCGCCGCAGGCGACGTTCTTCCAGCGCTGCGTCGAGGCGTTCTCTCTGACAGGCGGGATGCTGTCCCTTGCCGAGAAGGACGCGGACGTGACCATCGCACAAGGTAGTGCCACCACTGACCCGCAGCAGATCATCTTCGCGCCATCCGGTGAGTCGCCGTTTTGGAGCGGTGGTGGCGGGGAGATCGAGGTCCTGGCCGCCGAGACGAAGATCCCGGGGCATCCGGTGACGAAGCACCTCGATCTTGAGGCAATGCGATTTGAGGGCGCGCGTGATCTTGCACCGGTGGCGGGTGCCTTGATTCTCGCGACCTCGGAAACGGGCAAGCCGCTGATGTGGAAGGCCCGTGTGGAGGGGAAGGATGCGCTGGTGGTGAATCTGGATCCGGCGAAAGGTGAGTTCTTCTTTTCACCGGCCTTTCCCGCGCTGGTTCACGGGGCCGCGCTTGATCTCAGCGGTCGCGGGCCGGTCTTGCGCTCGGCACATCCCACGGGTTCGCGCGTGAATGCCGGCGGTCCCGTGACCAAGCCGGATGGCACTCCGATCCCGGCGGGTGATTTCACCGTGGCGAAGCTCGGGCACTATCTCGCGACGACCACCGCGGGAGCGCGCTGGTTTGGTGGTGCCTTGTTCGAGCGTGCGGAGACCGTGCTCGATGGCACTGGTCCGGCGGACAGTGGGGCCTCGGTCGAGCGCGGCTATCCGATCTCATTCTGGCTGCTGGTGGTGGCCATCGCGCTGCTGGTCGTCGAATTCCTTCTCTATCATCGCCGCAAGGCCGGCTGA
- a CDS encoding 3-keto-disaccharide hydrolase, whose translation MKSLALLCLLSASALAEPVSLFNGKDLAGWTADVPEADKKPDIQPSFIVRDGNLVSLGKPLGHLVTDKEYENYRLTVEYRFPGKGGNCGVLVHASKPRALYGMFPQSIEVQMESGNAGDFWCIEENIEVPDMEKRRPIKGDQKFGGGPKDARNIKNLTDDSEKPLGEWNTMVITCKGDTVTVSVNGTEVNAGTKCTASKGKIALQAEGTEVEFRKVELELVR comes from the coding sequence ATGAAATCCCTCGCACTCCTTTGCCTCCTCTCCGCCTCCGCCCTCGCCGAGCCCGTGTCCCTCTTCAATGGCAAGGACCTCGCCGGCTGGACCGCCGACGTGCCGGAGGCCGACAAGAAACCGGACATCCAGCCCAGCTTCATCGTCCGCGATGGCAATCTCGTCTCGCTCGGCAAGCCGCTCGGACATCTGGTGACTGACAAGGAATACGAGAACTACCGCCTCACCGTGGAGTATCGCTTTCCCGGCAAGGGCGGCAATTGCGGCGTGCTCGTCCACGCGTCGAAGCCCCGCGCGCTCTACGGCATGTTCCCGCAGTCGATCGAGGTGCAGATGGAGTCGGGCAATGCCGGCGACTTCTGGTGCATCGAGGAAAACATCGAGGTCCCTGACATGGAGAAGCGCCGCCCGATCAAGGGAGACCAGAAGTTCGGCGGCGGCCCCAAGGATGCGCGCAACATCAAGAACCTGACCGACGACTCCGAAAAACCGCTCGGCGAGTGGAATACCATGGTCATCACCTGCAAGGGCGACACCGTGACTGTGAGCGTGAATGGCACCGAGGTGAACGCAGGCACCAAATGCACCGCCTCCAAGGGCAAGATCGCCCTGCAAGCCGAAGGCACCGAGGTTGAATTCCGGAAAGTGGAGCTCGAGTTGGTGCGGTAA
- a CDS encoding VWA domain-containing protein, producing the protein MELLTWMPLLGLAIALPLFFIVYRRSLVDRPPAMKLAATICRFIALLLLLLALCRPFFTRKSDDVHVAFLLDASESVDPGEMRRGVAEIKKSVEGLKSGDTWSLFLFGRELKRSSLEDAEKFIAECEAGRGDAAFRSSTDLAGALAGARFDLPANRGRRIVVLSDGLLETPVAESAERLASEKTDLRFVKLGSLDKPEAAVTSIEAGTPLAFEGEMVRFTVKVASNRDMNAKLRLIHRGVAVAEQSIKLTAKEETACHAEVRMVTSGDTVWDAELVPDDDWFPANNHLSMTLPVRGKPRILVIHEKPAQMRPFERLMREQDVTLETRGARGLPDSFEEILAFDAIMLADVPATAISPKQMASLKRYVTDFGGGLIMTGSENTFGIGGYFKTPVEEVLPLVSRFEKDKEKPSLAMVLVIDKSGSMSGTPLALARQAARNAAELLGNQDQIAVIAFDDQPQLVLDLTSAANRAQVAAAIDSIAEGGGTNMQPSIVQARDILRGASAKLKHVIGLTDGQFDPMNIVELCREMSDSGMTVSTVAMGNGAAGDLLSQMAEAGRGRFYQADAPENVPQIFTRETMQASRSAIKEDLYEPAGVTEHPIMAGFENAAFPPVLGYVMARPKPTAQVLLAVESGDPLLAVGRFGLGTGIAFTGDLTERWGSEWLAWQGCGKFWAQVFRGALRKEESVGIETASHQERGRWDIDVRATDDAGRALSSVPWTGHALDDTGKEFPVTIEESGIGRYRVRVDPGDSQRLTLRLHDPERGKVKTLRWERGYPAEYRLSGQPDATLAKVESFTSAAPRDGIPVVRIRTSALPWAGLAAIVFMIAGIVLRRV; encoded by the coding sequence ATGGAACTGCTCACCTGGATGCCCCTCCTCGGCCTGGCGATTGCCTTGCCGCTATTCTTTATCGTCTACCGGCGCTCGCTGGTGGACCGGCCGCCTGCGATGAAGCTGGCGGCGACGATTTGCCGGTTCATCGCGTTGCTGCTGTTGCTGCTGGCGCTGTGCCGGCCCTTCTTCACCCGCAAGAGCGATGACGTGCACGTGGCGTTCTTGTTAGATGCCTCGGAGTCCGTGGATCCCGGGGAGATGCGGCGCGGGGTGGCGGAGATCAAGAAGTCGGTCGAAGGTCTCAAATCCGGCGACACCTGGTCGCTGTTCCTGTTCGGGAGGGAGCTGAAGCGGAGCAGTCTCGAGGATGCGGAGAAATTCATCGCGGAATGCGAGGCGGGGCGTGGTGATGCGGCGTTTCGCTCATCCACGGATTTGGCCGGCGCCTTGGCTGGTGCGAGGTTTGACCTGCCGGCGAATCGCGGGCGGCGGATCGTGGTGCTTTCGGATGGTTTGTTAGAGACTCCGGTGGCGGAGTCCGCCGAACGGCTTGCGTCGGAGAAGACCGACCTGCGCTTTGTGAAGCTCGGTTCGCTCGACAAGCCGGAAGCGGCGGTGACTTCGATTGAGGCCGGAACGCCGCTCGCCTTCGAAGGCGAGATGGTGCGCTTCACGGTGAAGGTGGCGTCCAATCGCGACATGAATGCCAAGCTGCGGTTGATTCACCGTGGCGTGGCGGTCGCCGAGCAGTCGATCAAGCTCACGGCCAAGGAAGAGACGGCCTGTCATGCCGAAGTGCGGATGGTGACTTCCGGGGACACCGTGTGGGATGCGGAACTCGTTCCCGATGATGACTGGTTTCCGGCGAACAATCACCTGTCGATGACGCTGCCGGTCCGCGGCAAGCCGCGTATCCTGGTGATTCATGAAAAGCCGGCGCAGATGCGGCCCTTCGAGCGACTGATGCGCGAGCAGGATGTGACGCTGGAAACCCGTGGTGCGCGCGGCTTGCCGGATTCCTTTGAAGAGATCCTCGCCTTCGATGCGATCATGCTGGCGGATGTGCCGGCGACGGCGATCTCGCCGAAGCAGATGGCATCGCTCAAGCGATACGTGACCGACTTCGGCGGGGGCCTGATCATGACGGGCTCGGAGAATACCTTCGGCATCGGTGGCTATTTCAAGACGCCGGTGGAAGAGGTGCTGCCGCTGGTCTCGCGTTTCGAGAAGGACAAGGAGAAGCCCTCGCTGGCGATGGTGCTGGTGATCGACAAGTCGGGCTCGATGTCGGGGACGCCACTGGCGCTCGCCCGGCAGGCAGCACGGAATGCGGCGGAATTATTGGGCAATCAGGACCAAATCGCGGTGATCGCTTTCGATGATCAGCCACAGCTGGTGCTCGACCTGACGTCGGCGGCGAATCGCGCGCAGGTCGCGGCGGCGATTGATTCGATCGCGGAAGGAGGGGGGACGAACATGCAGCCGAGCATCGTGCAGGCGCGCGATATCCTGCGTGGTGCGAGTGCCAAGCTGAAGCACGTGATCGGCCTGACGGACGGCCAGTTCGATCCGATGAACATCGTGGAGCTGTGCCGGGAGATGTCCGACTCCGGCATGACCGTGTCGACGGTGGCGATGGGAAATGGTGCGGCTGGCGACTTGCTGTCGCAAATGGCTGAAGCGGGGCGAGGTCGTTTCTATCAGGCGGATGCGCCGGAGAATGTGCCGCAGATCTTCACGCGTGAGACGATGCAGGCTTCGCGCTCGGCGATCAAAGAGGACCTCTACGAGCCGGCGGGTGTCACCGAGCATCCGATCATGGCGGGCTTTGAAAACGCGGCCTTTCCACCGGTGCTCGGCTATGTGATGGCGCGGCCGAAGCCGACGGCGCAGGTGCTTTTGGCCGTCGAGTCGGGTGATCCGCTGCTGGCGGTGGGGCGCTTCGGTCTCGGGACGGGCATCGCCTTCACCGGCGATCTGACCGAGCGCTGGGGCAGCGAGTGGCTGGCGTGGCAAGGCTGCGGGAAGTTCTGGGCGCAGGTGTTCCGTGGGGCATTGCGGAAGGAGGAGTCGGTGGGGATTGAGACCGCTTCCCATCAGGAGCGGGGTCGTTGGGACATTGATGTCCGTGCCACCGATGATGCAGGCCGCGCGCTTTCTTCGGTGCCGTGGACCGGGCACGCGCTGGATGACACGGGCAAGGAGTTCCCCGTGACGATCGAGGAGAGCGGGATCGGGCGTTATCGCGTGCGGGTTGATCCCGGGGATTCACAGCGGCTGACCTTGCGCTTGCATGATCCGGAACGCGGTAAGGTGAAGACCTTGCGTTGGGAGCGTGGGTATCCGGCGGAGTACCGGCTTTCCGGGCAGCCGGATGCGACGTTGGCCAAGGTCGAGAGCTTCACGTCAGCAGCGCCGCGGGATGGGATTCCGGTGGTGCGGATCCGGACCAGTGCGTTGCCGTGGGCTGGACTCGCGGCGATCGTGTTCATGATCGCGGGGATCGTGCTGCGGAGGGTGTGA
- a CDS encoding DUF58 domain-containing protein — protein MAESIEALPPGELTGAAFIRRLETLFLLVRRVLGGSMQADRKSTRKGTGITFADYAEYRHGDDYRAIDWRVYARFDELVIKLFELEEDATVYLLLDMSRSMQTKTAMARKLAAALGYIGLNCQDRVACYGMADELRPLLEASRGRGKVLPFLRSLESATCFGKDTDFSTCVKTLQARHRKKGLVVVISDFFYPTGFEEGLKRLSGLGHDVHAIQVLSEEDLKCDRKGDLELECVESGKRRKVTVTSRELDAYAAAVADWNEKLRVECARRGIGFTRTLDSEAFDEVIRAILQRGGLAA, from the coding sequence ATGGCCGAATCCATTGAAGCACTTCCACCCGGTGAGTTGACTGGAGCGGCGTTCATTCGCCGCTTGGAGACTCTGTTCCTTCTCGTCCGGCGTGTGCTCGGCGGGTCGATGCAGGCGGATCGCAAGAGCACCCGCAAGGGGACCGGTATTACCTTCGCGGACTATGCGGAGTATCGCCACGGAGACGACTACCGTGCGATCGACTGGCGCGTTTATGCGCGTTTCGACGAGCTTGTGATCAAGCTTTTCGAGCTCGAGGAAGACGCGACCGTTTACCTCTTGCTAGACATGAGCCGGTCGATGCAGACGAAGACGGCGATGGCGCGGAAGCTGGCGGCGGCGCTGGGATACATCGGGCTGAATTGTCAGGATCGCGTCGCTTGCTATGGCATGGCGGATGAATTGCGGCCCTTGCTTGAGGCTTCGCGGGGACGGGGGAAGGTATTGCCGTTCTTGCGTTCGCTGGAGAGCGCGACTTGTTTCGGGAAGGATACGGATTTCTCCACCTGTGTGAAGACGTTGCAGGCGCGGCACCGGAAGAAGGGTCTGGTGGTGGTGATCTCGGACTTCTTCTATCCGACGGGTTTCGAGGAAGGTCTGAAGCGCTTGTCCGGTCTGGGTCATGATGTGCATGCGATCCAGGTGCTTTCGGAGGAGGACTTGAAGTGTGACCGCAAGGGTGACTTGGAACTGGAGTGCGTTGAGTCCGGCAAGCGTCGCAAGGTGACGGTGACGAGCCGTGAGCTCGATGCCTATGCCGCTGCGGTGGCAGACTGGAATGAGAAGCTGCGCGTCGAATGCGCGCGGCGTGGGATTGGCTTCACGCGCACACTCGATAGCGAGGCCTTTGATGAGGTGATCCGCGCGATTTTGCAGAGAGGAGGGCTCGCCGCGTGA